From a single Bacteroidetes Order II. bacterium genomic region:
- a CDS encoding ParA family protein — MNKNTPLASTFADGPLYVRQHAGATIVAIANLKGGVGKTTTAVNLAAALAIRYRVLLVDLDSQASASLSLGIGRRQQTPSVLDVMMNYAPFGRAIRSTSIPGLTVLPAHVDLAKFDAYIANARNHVFLLQKVLDHVRGSYDFILLDCPPALSLVMLNAFMAADAYVVPLSPNALAFEAMKTFFKELETWRAKYHIQTKRLGILRTMVDTRSNHARKILQRLEDSYGEEVFETEIKMNVRLAEAPESGRSVLEYDGSSAGARAYWAFSKEFLARLNASRGVAIPPIGDSLPLAEDRKPVSGTKSGVFELSRGSYVPIRTEGGQTG; from the coding sequence ATGAACAAAAACACGCCTCTTGCATCCACTTTTGCAGATGGTCCTCTTTATGTCCGACAGCATGCTGGTGCAACCATTGTGGCCATAGCCAACCTGAAGGGAGGAGTCGGAAAGACCACGACAGCCGTTAATCTGGCTGCTGCGCTGGCCATCCGCTACCGCGTTTTATTGGTAGATTTAGACAGTCAGGCCTCTGCTTCGCTTTCTCTGGGAATCGGAAGGCGCCAGCAGACCCCTTCAGTTCTGGATGTGATGATGAATTATGCACCCTTTGGGCGCGCAATTCGTAGCACCTCGATACCTGGCCTGACGGTATTGCCCGCCCATGTGGATCTTGCCAAATTTGACGCCTATATTGCCAATGCGCGGAATCATGTGTTTTTATTACAGAAAGTACTTGATCATGTTCGGGGCAGTTATGATTTCATTTTATTGGATTGTCCGCCCGCACTTTCACTGGTGATGCTCAATGCTTTTATGGCGGCAGATGCCTATGTGGTTCCCCTTTCTCCGAATGCACTAGCGTTTGAAGCAATGAAGACCTTCTTTAAAGAATTAGAAACTTGGCGGGCCAAGTACCACATTCAAACCAAACGATTGGGCATTTTGCGTACTATGGTAGATACCCGCTCGAATCATGCCCGAAAGATTTTACAACGCCTTGAAGACAGTTATGGCGAGGAAGTATTCGAGACCGAGATCAAGATGAATGTGCGCTTGGCCGAGGCGCCAGAGTCGGGCCGCAGTGTGTTAGAATACGACGGCTCCAGTGCTGGTGCCCGTGCCTATTGGGCCTTTAGCAAAGAGTTTTTAGCCCGTCTAAATGCGTCTCGCGGTGTTGCCATTCCTCCCATTGGCGACTCCCTGCCACTGGCCGAAGACCGTAAGCCTGTTTCTGGCACCAAGAGCGGGGTTTTTGAACTGAGCAGAGGGTCGTATGTGCCCATTCGTACTGAGGGTGGGCAGACGGGATAA
- the sufB gene encoding Fe-S cluster assembly protein SufB, whose protein sequence is MTSDTAILHEVADRDYEWGFVTEIDSETAPVGLTEDTVRLISSKKDEPAWLLEWRLKAFRHFVSLLEKQEEKYPTWTLLNYKLPDFQAISYYSAPQSKPKYNSLDEVDPELLRTFERLGIPLMEQERLVGVAVDVVMDSVSVHTTFKEKLSELGIIFCSFGEAVEKYPELVQKYIGSVVPYTDNFYAALNSAVFSDGSFCYIPRGVRCPMELSTYFRINQAGTGQFERTLIVAEEGAYVSYLEGCTAPQRDENQLHAAVVEIIAKKNAEVKYSTIQNWYPGDKEGKGGIYNFVTKRGICDGDHAKISWTQLETGSAITWKYPSVILKGDSSVGEFYSVAFTKGYQQADTGTKMIHLGKNTSSTIISKGISAGRSQNAYRGLVRIGKNAENARNFSQCDSMLLGDRCGAHTFPYIEILNNTGKVEHEATTSKVGEDQIFYCQQRGLSEEAAIKLIVNGFVKEILAKLPMEFAVEAQKLLAIELEGSVG, encoded by the coding sequence ATGACAAGTGATACCGCCATCCTCCACGAAGTTGCCGACCGGGACTATGAGTGGGGTTTTGTAACCGAGATTGATTCTGAGACAGCCCCCGTTGGACTCACCGAAGACACGGTAAGGTTGATTTCCTCGAAAAAAGATGAACCTGCGTGGCTTTTGGAGTGGCGCCTGAAAGCATTTCGCCATTTTGTCTCCCTCTTGGAAAAACAAGAAGAAAAATATCCTACTTGGACCCTCTTAAACTATAAACTGCCAGATTTTCAGGCGATAAGCTACTACTCGGCCCCGCAAAGCAAGCCTAAGTATAATAGTTTAGACGAAGTGGACCCCGAACTGCTCCGAACCTTCGAGCGGTTGGGCATCCCGCTTATGGAACAAGAGCGGTTGGTGGGGGTTGCGGTGGATGTGGTCATGGACTCGGTCTCGGTGCATACCACATTTAAAGAAAAACTAAGCGAACTTGGTATTATTTTTTGCTCCTTCGGCGAGGCGGTAGAAAAATATCCCGAACTTGTCCAGAAGTACATCGGGTCTGTGGTTCCTTATACCGATAACTTTTATGCGGCGTTGAACTCGGCGGTTTTCTCGGATGGCTCTTTCTGCTACATTCCCAGAGGGGTGCGCTGTCCGATGGAACTCTCCACGTATTTTCGGATCAATCAAGCGGGAACGGGGCAGTTTGAACGAACCCTCATTGTTGCAGAAGAAGGCGCGTATGTTTCTTATTTGGAAGGATGTACGGCGCCTCAGCGCGACGAAAACCAACTCCATGCAGCGGTGGTGGAAATTATCGCCAAGAAAAATGCCGAAGTAAAATATTCTACCATCCAAAATTGGTATCCCGGAGACAAAGAAGGGAAAGGCGGAATCTATAATTTTGTGACCAAACGTGGAATCTGCGACGGCGACCATGCCAAAATTTCGTGGACGCAGTTGGAAACCGGATCCGCCATTACGTGGAAATACCCTTCCGTAATCCTGAAAGGTGATAGCAGCGTAGGGGAATTTTATTCGGTGGCATTTACCAAGGGGTACCAGCAAGCCGATACGGGAACCAAAATGATTCACTTAGGCAAAAATACATCTTCCACCATTATCTCTAAAGGCATATCTGCCGGAAGAAGCCAGAATGCCTATCGGGGCTTGGTGCGTATTGGGAAAAATGCCGAAAATGCCCGGAATTTCTCTCAGTGCGACTCCATGTTACTCGGCGATCGTTGTGGCGCACACACCTTCCCCTATATCGAAATCCTGAACAATACCGGAAAAGTAGAACACGAGGCCACGACTTCTAAAGTGGGAGAAGACCAAATCTTCTATTGCCAACAACGTGGACTGAGTGAAGAAGCGGCCATTAAGCTTATTGTAAATGGGTTTGTAAAAGAAATTCTCGCCAAACTGCCAATGGAGTTTGCGGTAGAAGCCCAAAAACTACTAGCCATTGAACTCGAAGGCTCGGTGGGTTGA
- a CDS encoding pyridoxamine 5'-phosphate oxidase family protein: MANVHPEITPALQAFIEAQPMFFVASAPNATEGHINLSPKGLDSFRVLAKNRVVYADVTGSGNETAAHLAENGRLTIMFCAFQGPPNILRLYGQGKIVKLDDPEALLITPLFYPLPGLRQYVLLEVERVQTSCGFGVPEMAFQNHRDTLLRWATAKGEAGLEAYRAEKNAHSIDGLPSSFA, encoded by the coding sequence ATGGCCAACGTACATCCAGAAATTACCCCGGCCCTCCAAGCTTTTATCGAGGCACAACCGATGTTTTTTGTGGCCTCTGCGCCAAATGCTACCGAAGGGCACATTAATCTTTCTCCGAAGGGCTTAGACAGTTTTCGGGTCTTGGCAAAAAACCGTGTAGTGTATGCCGATGTAACCGGAAGTGGAAACGAAACGGCGGCGCATCTTGCAGAAAATGGACGGCTTACCATCATGTTCTGTGCCTTTCAAGGCCCGCCCAATATTCTCCGGCTCTATGGCCAGGGGAAAATCGTTAAACTGGATGACCCAGAGGCGTTGCTTATTACACCACTTTTTTATCCTCTACCGGGATTGCGGCAGTATGTCCTCTTAGAGGTGGAACGGGTGCAAACTTCGTGTGGATTTGGGGTGCCGGAGATGGCCTTCCAAAACCATCGTGATACCTTGTTGCGTTGGGCCACTGCAAAAGGAGAAGCGGGATTAGAAGCCTATCGGGCTGAAAAAAATGCACACAGTATAGACGGATTGCCCAGTTCTTTTGCCTGA
- the sufC gene encoding Fe-S cluster assembly ATPase SufC has product MNMLTIKNLHAAVEGHEILRGVNLTVRPGEVHAIMGPNGSGKSTLASVLAGREEYEVTEGEIFFDGQALLEMEPDERACEGLFLAFQYPVELPGVNMTTFLRESVNSVRKYRGLEPLSGAAFLKLIKEKQALVEMKESLTNRSVNEGFSGGEKKRNEIFQMALLEPKLAVLDETDSGLDIDALRIVSNGVNALRNANRSFLVITHYQRLLDYIVPDFVHVLVNGRIVKSGTKELALELEEKGYDWIKEELTLEAA; this is encoded by the coding sequence ATAAACATGTTAACAATCAAAAACCTTCATGCCGCTGTAGAGGGGCACGAGATCTTACGAGGGGTAAACCTGACCGTCCGTCCGGGCGAGGTACACGCCATTATGGGGCCAAATGGCTCCGGAAAAAGCACATTGGCTTCGGTTCTGGCTGGCCGTGAAGAATATGAAGTGACGGAGGGGGAAATCTTTTTCGATGGACAGGCGTTGCTGGAGATGGAACCAGATGAACGGGCATGTGAAGGACTGTTCTTGGCCTTCCAGTACCCAGTCGAGTTACCGGGTGTCAATATGACCACCTTTCTTCGGGAATCGGTGAATAGCGTTCGCAAATACCGAGGCTTAGAACCGCTTTCGGGTGCCGCCTTTCTTAAACTTATCAAGGAAAAGCAAGCCTTGGTAGAAATGAAAGAAAGCCTCACCAACCGATCGGTGAACGAGGGGTTTTCTGGTGGTGAGAAAAAACGTAACGAAATCTTTCAAATGGCGTTATTGGAACCGAAACTCGCCGTGCTTGATGAAACGGATTCGGGATTGGATATAGATGCCTTGCGCATTGTTTCCAATGGCGTCAACGCCCTGAGAAATGCCAATCGTTCCTTTCTCGTGATTACGCACTATCAGCGGTTGTTGGATTATATCGTGCCGGATTTTGTACATGTATTGGTAAATGGACGGATCGTCAAATCTGGAACAAAAGAATTGGCGTTGGAACTAGAAGAGAAAGGCTACGATTGGATCAAAGAAGAACTCACCTTGGAAGCCGCCTAA
- the sufD gene encoding Fe-S cluster assembly protein SufD, whose protein sequence is MTQTQTETAPIPTLEQRLMDRFVDETRPLPMPERQRRALESFLGLGFPKTKSEKYKYSPFRNFTLAHDLVRQTVPTLTVADIEALALPEMDGLVVVMVNGCWVPTLSNMDQLPKGLHIQRLNEALASRHEAALRHFDQVANSEEDAFVALNTAFLSDGLFIHVTAGKMIQPVLHIISLTQTEADATIQPRLLVVAESGASIRIVESRLSLGGPAVFSNVVSEWYVAAKANVSYHLLQDSGEASTEHHTLSSIQEADSVFTTHVLTLSGHAVRNNQNYLPNAEFCETNLNAVVVANGHMHVDNATFVDHALPNGTSNESYKHILGGKSTGVFNGKIMVRQDAQKTNAYQSNKTILTSDEARIYTKPELEIYADDVKCSHGAATGKMDEEALFYLRARGLSASAARKMLLIAFAGDVTGKISLDALRKDWNERITERL, encoded by the coding sequence ATGACGCAAACCCAAACCGAAACAGCGCCCATCCCCACGCTGGAACAACGATTAATGGATCGGTTCGTGGATGAAACCCGACCCTTGCCCATGCCGGAAAGGCAGCGTCGCGCCCTTGAATCGTTTTTAGGTCTCGGATTTCCGAAAACAAAATCCGAAAAATATAAATATTCCCCTTTTCGCAATTTTACGCTTGCGCACGACTTGGTTAGGCAAACCGTACCCACGCTGACGGTTGCAGATATTGAAGCCTTGGCCTTGCCGGAAATGGATGGCTTGGTTGTGGTGATGGTCAATGGATGTTGGGTTCCCACTCTGTCTAACATGGATCAGCTCCCAAAGGGACTGCATATTCAGCGGCTCAATGAAGCCCTAGCATCCAGACACGAAGCGGCGCTGCGTCATTTTGACCAAGTGGCAAACTCGGAGGAAGATGCCTTTGTGGCCCTTAATACAGCCTTTCTCTCGGATGGTTTGTTTATACATGTGACTGCCGGAAAAATGATTCAGCCGGTGTTACACATCATAAGCCTGACACAAACCGAAGCCGATGCTACCATTCAGCCGCGTTTGTTGGTGGTTGCTGAATCGGGGGCTTCTATTCGCATCGTGGAAAGCCGCTTATCGCTCGGAGGACCAGCCGTCTTCTCGAATGTGGTATCAGAGTGGTATGTCGCAGCAAAGGCAAATGTGTCGTATCACTTGTTGCAAGACAGTGGCGAAGCCTCTACCGAACACCATACATTATCAAGTATTCAAGAAGCCGATTCGGTGTTTACTACTCATGTCCTCACGTTGTCGGGTCATGCGGTGCGTAACAACCAAAACTATTTGCCCAATGCCGAGTTTTGTGAAACCAATCTTAACGCGGTGGTAGTTGCAAATGGTCATATGCATGTAGATAATGCTACTTTTGTGGACCACGCCTTGCCAAATGGTACCTCGAATGAGTCCTACAAACATATCTTGGGCGGGAAATCTACCGGAGTATTTAATGGTAAAATTATGGTCCGACAAGATGCCCAAAAAACGAATGCTTATCAGTCTAATAAAACCATTTTAACCTCCGATGAAGCCCGTATTTATACAAAGCCAGAATTGGAAATCTATGCCGATGACGTGAAATGTTCGCATGGCGCCGCTACTGGGAAAATGGACGAGGAAGCCTTATTTTACCTTCGGGCCAGAGGACTTAGCGCATCCGCTGCCCGAAAAATGTTGCTGATTGCATTTGCCGGAGATGTCACCGGAAAAATATCGCTCGATGCCCTCCGAAAAGACTGGAATGAACGAATTACTGAGCGGCTATAA
- a CDS encoding acyl-CoA thioesterase, whose product MDKTKLGLEKFPLKTFDKIRYNDTDRQGHVNNATFSTFLETGRVEVLYNPQFPILLEGASFVIAALRLNFKQEIKWPGQVEIGTGLRKIGNSSMVLYQELFQRNECVANAETVIVQVDAQTGASQPLSAESRTILATWLLQE is encoded by the coding sequence ATGGACAAAACAAAATTAGGGTTAGAAAAATTCCCGTTGAAAACCTTCGATAAAATCCGATACAACGATACCGATCGGCAAGGACACGTAAACAATGCAACGTTTTCCACCTTTTTAGAAACGGGCCGTGTAGAGGTTTTGTACAACCCGCAATTTCCGATCCTTCTGGAGGGTGCCAGTTTTGTGATTGCGGCACTACGATTAAATTTTAAACAGGAAATCAAATGGCCCGGACAGGTAGAAATCGGGACAGGCTTGCGGAAGATTGGCAATAGCTCGATGGTGTTATATCAGGAGCTGTTTCAGCGAAATGAGTGTGTGGCCAATGCCGAAACGGTGATCGTGCAGGTGGATGCCCAAACTGGGGCCAGCCAGCCCCTCAGTGCCGAATCAAGGACAATCCTTGCTACTTGGCTTTTACAGGAATGA
- a CDS encoding RNA polymerase sigma factor RpoD/SigA has product MYVPRQQRMLDQYLQEIGQIPLLSPEKEVELARRIKEGDRKALHELTRANLRFVVSVAKKYQGQGLSLADLINEGNYGLIKAAQRFDETRGFKFISYAVWWIRQAILQALAEQSRVVRLPLNRIGTISKIRKTSAKLAQIHERAPNFEELAMELGVDVEKIREAMQHTGRHLSMDAPFNDDDENSLLDVLPHEDSLSPDETLMDESLKIDIERALSMLHPREAEITRLYFGIGREHPLTLEEIGQRFNLTRERVRQIKEKALRKLRQKHRREELQMHIG; this is encoded by the coding sequence ATGTACGTTCCACGACAGCAGCGGATGTTGGATCAATACCTTCAGGAAATTGGCCAAATCCCGCTACTCTCCCCCGAAAAAGAGGTTGAGCTTGCACGACGGATTAAGGAGGGAGATCGCAAAGCCCTGCATGAATTGACCCGTGCCAATTTACGCTTTGTGGTTTCTGTTGCAAAAAAATATCAAGGGCAAGGTCTTTCTCTTGCCGATCTGATCAACGAAGGGAACTACGGCTTGATCAAAGCAGCCCAACGATTCGACGAAACCAGGGGGTTTAAATTTATATCTTATGCCGTTTGGTGGATTCGTCAGGCCATTCTACAGGCTCTTGCAGAACAAAGCCGTGTGGTTCGCCTACCCCTCAACCGCATTGGGACCATCTCTAAAATCCGCAAAACAAGTGCTAAACTCGCCCAAATCCATGAACGTGCTCCCAACTTTGAGGAATTGGCGATGGAATTGGGAGTGGATGTAGAGAAAATTCGTGAGGCCATGCAACACACGGGACGTCACCTCTCGATGGATGCACCCTTCAATGACGACGACGAAAACAGTTTATTGGATGTCCTGCCCCATGAAGATAGCCTCTCGCCAGACGAGACCCTCATGGACGAGTCGCTGAAAATTGATATTGAGCGTGCCCTGAGTATGTTGCACCCCCGCGAAGCCGAAATTACCCGCCTCTATTTTGGCATAGGACGCGAGCATCCCCTCACTTTAGAAGAAATTGGCCAACGGTTTAATCTGACCCGCGAACGGGTACGCCAGATTAAGGAGAAAGCCTTGCGCAAATTGCGTCAAAAGCACCGCCGCGAAGAACTTCAGATGCACATCGGCTGA
- the folP gene encoding dihydropteroate synthase — MDTQNKFLKLRTSKAGLCLGMTDKPSVVGILNVTPDSFSDGGRYQEVSAALFRVEQMLTEGAAIIDIGAASSRPKGIVYGKGALLITSEEEKRRLLPVVEAIVLRFPEAVLSIDTFRSDVASAAMEVGADILNDITALRFDPEMASVAARYEAPLILMHSVGLPGEMPHAGETPHVVEDVCSALGLAIVQARKAGVTEIITDPGFGFGKSHSENLALIKGIPSLLALGTPVMVGVSRKSTIGALLNPGGPPLSPEKRLFGTLGVTAVAVYQGARLVRTHDVGETVQFIELMYATRSA, encoded by the coding sequence ATGGATACTCAAAATAAATTCTTGAAGCTACGGACTTCCAAGGCTGGATTATGCTTGGGCATGACAGACAAGCCAAGCGTGGTGGGTATTTTAAACGTAACCCCAGATTCTTTTTCGGATGGCGGTCGGTATCAAGAGGTGTCGGCGGCGCTGTTTCGAGTGGAGCAAATGCTCACCGAAGGGGCGGCGATTATTGACATTGGGGCTGCGTCGTCCCGACCCAAAGGTATTGTGTATGGGAAAGGAGCGCTTTTAATCACGTCGGAAGAAGAAAAAAGGCGGTTGCTGCCCGTAGTCGAGGCCATTGTGCTGCGTTTTCCGGAAGCTGTTTTGTCTATTGATACGTTTCGCTCGGACGTGGCAAGCGCGGCAATGGAAGTTGGCGCGGATATCCTGAATGATATTACCGCTTTGCGATTTGATCCAGAAATGGCTTCGGTTGCTGCCCGATATGAGGCCCCCTTAATACTCATGCACTCGGTGGGTTTGCCTGGCGAAATGCCACATGCTGGCGAAACCCCCCATGTGGTAGAGGATGTTTGTTCCGCATTGGGTCTGGCCATCGTACAGGCCCGAAAAGCAGGTGTTACCGAAATTATTACCGATCCAGGTTTTGGATTTGGGAAAAGCCATTCCGAGAATTTGGCGCTTATCAAAGGAATTCCCTCGCTCTTGGCGTTGGGAACACCAGTAATGGTTGGGGTTTCGCGCAAGAGTACCATTGGTGCATTGCTGAATCCGGGTGGGCCACCCCTTTCACCTGAAAAGCGGCTGTTTGGAACATTGGGCGTGACAGCGGTTGCCGTCTATCAGGGTGCCAGATTGGTCCGGACCCATGATGTTGGCGAAACCGTGCAATTTATAGAGCTGATGTATGCCACACGGTCTGCATAA
- a CDS encoding SIMPL domain-containing protein, translating to MKSVFFFFFAIIALPAFGQSKPEELPYIDVTGTAEKEVIPDEIYLSITLRERYEGKTKIPIEAQEEKLKDTLRRLNIGLDQLSVAGANAGYIRVSRKAKDVITRKDYELKLSDATTLGKLFEALDQIAITDAAVSRVHHSKMDELRREVRIQAIIAAKEKADYLLAAIGEQTGKPLVVQERDAFGPMPISNVQHRINETIAGVMDAAGGEDEIQFNKIKIQISIYVKFGIK from the coding sequence ATGAAAAGTGTATTCTTTTTTTTCTTTGCTATTATCGCTTTACCCGCCTTTGGCCAATCCAAGCCGGAAGAACTTCCCTATATTGACGTAACAGGAACCGCTGAAAAAGAAGTGATTCCGGACGAAATTTATCTCTCCATTACCCTTCGCGAACGATATGAAGGCAAAACCAAAATCCCGATTGAGGCACAAGAAGAAAAACTCAAAGACACCCTCCGTCGGCTAAACATTGGCCTCGATCAACTTTCGGTGGCAGGTGCGAATGCGGGCTATATACGGGTGAGCCGAAAAGCCAAGGACGTTATCACCCGGAAAGACTATGAATTAAAACTGAGTGATGCCACCACATTGGGCAAGCTCTTTGAGGCGTTAGACCAAATCGCCATTACCGACGCAGCAGTCTCGCGGGTTCACCACTCCAAAATGGATGAACTTCGCCGCGAAGTACGCATTCAAGCCATTATAGCCGCCAAAGAAAAGGCCGACTACCTTCTTGCGGCCATTGGTGAACAGACTGGCAAACCACTGGTGGTGCAGGAGCGCGATGCCTTTGGCCCCATGCCCATAAGCAATGTTCAACACCGCATCAATGAAACCATTGCGGGTGTGATGGATGCCGCCGGAGGCGAAGATGAAATTCAGTTCAACAAAATCAAAATCCAAATTTCAATCTATGTAAAGTTTGGAATTAAGTAG
- a CDS encoding arylsulfatase, whose protein sequence is MIRPFIQYIILAALVLTGVSCSGKAARKRTRLPNIIYIMADDLGYGSLGSYGQKLIRTPHLDQMAREGIRFTQFYAGSTVCAPSRSTLLTGLSTAQSVVRGNQEYGGFRDEEERGQFPLPPNTETIARFLKQYGYATGLIGKWGLGGPQTTGIPNLHGFDFFYGYLDQKQAHNFYPSHFWRNQTWEATRNAYFSPHQKLQGNPADPTAYATFKGSDYATDLFGEEALRFIEAHQHQPFFLYLPYTAPHLALQAPDEAIAEYEDLFEEVPYIGDKGYLPHPKPKAAYAAMISRMDQQIGRMLQLLKKLYLDENTLVIFTSDNGASFKMGGFDPDFFRANGPLRGYKQDLLEGGIRVPFIARWPGVIAPNTTSDHVGANWDVFATVAALIQKPLRNVQEGVSFLPSLTGKGIQQRHEWLYWEFPEVKNGIQAVRWGHWKGIRTGWMKNPDAPIALYNLDTDLAELHDVAAQHPDVVEFLKTLFSKRKTAILSNWNPSY, encoded by the coding sequence ATGATCAGACCATTCATCCAATATATCATCTTAGCAGCGCTTGTGCTCACAGGGGTTTCATGTTCCGGAAAAGCCGCACGAAAACGGACCCGTTTGCCCAATATTATTTACATCATGGCAGATGATCTGGGCTATGGGAGTTTGGGAAGCTATGGCCAAAAGTTAATTCGGACGCCGCACTTAGACCAAATGGCAAGGGAAGGCATTCGGTTTACGCAGTTTTATGCCGGAAGTACGGTTTGTGCGCCTTCACGGAGTACATTGCTCACGGGGCTTTCAACCGCGCAATCGGTTGTGCGGGGCAATCAAGAGTATGGCGGTTTTCGTGACGAGGAGGAGCGCGGACAATTTCCGCTACCGCCCAATACCGAAACCATAGCCCGTTTCCTAAAACAATATGGCTATGCAACTGGTTTGATTGGAAAATGGGGTCTGGGTGGACCACAAACCACAGGCATTCCGAATCTACATGGTTTTGACTTCTTTTATGGGTATTTAGACCAAAAACAAGCGCATAATTTTTATCCCTCCCACTTCTGGCGAAACCAAACTTGGGAAGCAACCCGAAATGCCTACTTTAGTCCGCACCAAAAGTTACAAGGAAATCCTGCGGATCCGACTGCTTATGCTACCTTCAAAGGCTCGGACTATGCCACCGATTTATTTGGAGAGGAGGCTTTGCGGTTCATTGAGGCGCATCAGCATCAGCCGTTTTTTCTCTATCTGCCATACACCGCTCCACATTTGGCCCTGCAAGCACCAGATGAAGCCATTGCGGAGTACGAAGACCTTTTTGAAGAAGTACCCTACATCGGCGATAAAGGATATTTGCCGCATCCCAAGCCCAAAGCAGCCTATGCGGCCATGATTTCCCGAATGGATCAGCAAATTGGGAGGATGCTGCAACTCCTTAAAAAGCTATACTTAGACGAAAATACCTTGGTCATATTTACCAGCGATAACGGTGCGAGCTTCAAAATGGGTGGTTTTGATCCTGACTTCTTTCGAGCCAATGGCCCATTGCGTGGGTATAAGCAAGACCTGCTTGAAGGCGGTATTCGGGTTCCGTTTATTGCCCGATGGCCGGGTGTCATTGCGCCCAATACGACCTCGGACCATGTAGGCGCAAACTGGGACGTATTTGCAACGGTGGCAGCACTGATCCAAAAGCCATTACGCAATGTACAAGAAGGCGTTTCGTTCTTGCCTTCCCTCACAGGCAAAGGCATACAACAGCGACACGAATGGCTATACTGGGAGTTTCCGGAAGTCAAAAATGGGATTCAGGCGGTGCGGTGGGGCCATTGGAAAGGTATCCGTACGGGGTGGATGAAAAACCCTGATGCACCGATTGCGCTCTACAATCTGGATACCGATCTGGCCGAGTTACACGACGTGGCTGCTCAACACCCCGATGTGGTGGAATTTCTAAAAACGCTCTTTTCCAAACGAAAAACAGCTATTTTATCCAATTGGAATCCTTCTTATTGA